The sequence CAGTTTTTGCGGCATTACCCACAAAAAGTTTTCCTCCGATTTCAAAAACCGGGCGTTTCAGGAACGTGTAGTCCATTAACAACAGCTTTTTATAATCGGCATCGGTTTTTACAGGGTTGGCTTCAAGGACAGCTTTTAATTTCCGGGCACGTTTATTTATCAGTGCTTCGTAACTTTTGGCATGGGCATACATACTTTCAACCTGCTTCCCGGTAATTGGCTCTGTCTTTATATCCTGCTTCACAAAGCTTTCGTCAACATTCACTTCTTTCATAATTCGCTTGCAGGTATCGCAAGTGGATAAAAAATATACTTTACGTGTCATTTATATTAAATTGTTTTTGTTGTTTACGTGTTACTTCTCTTATCTCCGGCAAAAAGCTCAGTTAAACCAATACGGCAAAACAGCTCATCGGCAACTAATAGAGTGCAAAACAGAATAAACCGGTTCTACACCCGAAAATCACTTTTCCACAGCACAAAACGTTCCGATTTAAACAAGGGTTCAACTTCCGACAGGAAAGTATCGAAATTGGGCAATCCGCGTTGCACTTGTTTTGAGGTGTTGGGGCCAACACCGCAAAACATTTGTTTTAACTCATTGGCGCGCAGTATTGCCGCATCGGTAAACTGTTTTTTCTTTAAGGCTTTCATGTATTGATAAAGCAGTCCGGGAACAGGAACAGCATACAAATAGCCGGGCTGCACATTAGTACGGTAAATGTTTTTAAAAGCCTCTTCAGCCTCTTCCAGTTTCCCGGCATAAACTAAAGCCATTGCATAACTGTACCAGTCGTGCCGATAATTTCCCAATTGGCATGCTTTTTCCCAAAATACCAGGCTGTCGTCGTATTTCTTTGATTTATACAGGGCTAATCCGCACAAGCGGTTGGCCCGGAAATTCATTTCTTTATTTCGTGCATTTACGAGGGCTTTTCCGAGTGCTAATGCTTCACGGTATTTTCCTCCGTTTAAAGCATGCTCCGCCTTATTTAATCGCCGGTTTTTAAATAAAATCAAATGCATTTTTCAACAGTATTACACACTTTTAAAGCTTTACTTTTTCGCTATTCAAATGTAGTACTTCTGACGAAAACCTCAAGCAGAGAAGACATATCACAAACGAGAAGAAGAGCAATTTTACTTCTGACAACTTACTACCAAAGGCAAATGCTTTCCTCCAAAAGCATCTTGTTTAAAGTTGGCATAAAACCGTATGTTTTTGAAGCCGGACTTTTCCAACAGTGTTTTTAAAACATCGCTTTTTAATGCCAGCAAAGGAGTTTCGTTCGAGACAACACGGTTATCGGATTTAATTTCAAGATCGGTTTGAAAACTGATAAGATCGGAATCTTCAGCAAACTTATAACGACGGATAAATGCAATGTTTTCCGTATTAATTAAGGGCAATGCTTCTACCCTGTTATCGCAAATGTGATCGTAGTTCAGCAGCTGGATCAGTAATTGTCCATCTGGTTTTAATACGGTATTGGCACTTTCCAGCATCTGTAAAACAAGTGTTTTGGAATTGAGGTGCACCAAGGTATTTCCAAAACACAAAACGGCATCAAACTGTTGCACTTCAAAATCCTGATCCAATTCCAGCATATTCCCCTGCTGAAAAGTAAGACCGTCGTGTTTTTTGTTACTGGCCTGCAGTAGCAGGTCTTCGTTCAAATCTATTCCGGTAACTTCTGCCCCACCCGTTGCCAATTGAAGAGCGAGTTCGCCGGTGGCACAACCAATATCCAGAATATGTTTTCCCTGCAAATCACCAAGCTTGTTCTCTACAAACTTCAGTTGCATGGGATTAAACGGAAAGATTTCGGAATAGTATTTAGAAATGGAGGTGTAGAATGTATTTTGTGTATCGTGCATATACAAAATTACAAAAAACGTTTAACTGCATGGCGCGGTTTGCCTGCAATAATATGACCTTCCCGAAAAATCAACAATTTCCTGAACAGGTGAAATAATGCGTTTAAGAAATACAGTGAATTGAAAATTAAAGACTATTTTTTACGTTTGTTAGCATTTAGACGATTATGAAGGTTATTTCCATCGAGGATTTTAGAGATATTTATTTGAAAGGTACTCAAAGAGGACGAAAATTTCTCTTAAGTAAACTCTCGTTATCTGAACAACGCAGGATAAAAAGCAGTTTCAACGCCGTAAATATTAATGGTTCAAACTGGTGGAATATTCCGTATGTAAAAGAGCGCTGGAATTACCTGATAACCGGAAATAAAAATCTTGGCTACGAGAAATATGTTTCTGCCAAATATTCGGATAAACCAGTAAAAATGCTTTCGATAGGTTCAGGAGTTTGCAGCCACGAGTTACAATTTGCCGCCTTAAATCCCGGTTGGGAAATTACCTGTATTGATTTTTCGGAAAAGCTACTTCAGTCGGCAGAAGAAACTGCAAATAGCAGGGGTTTAAAAAATATCAAATTCCTGGCGAAGGATATTTACCAACACCGCCTACCCGACAATTATTATGACATTGTTCTCTTTCATTCCTCGTTGCACCATTTCCGAAACCTTGAACTCTTTCTCGCAAAAGTGCATGCTGCCATAATTCCTTCCGGAAAATTAATCATTAACGAATATGTTGGAGTAAACAGAATTCAATACGGCAAAAAGCAGCTACGCGAGATAAATAATTGTTTGGCACTTGTTGACAAGAGCCATCGGAAAATGCATAAATCAAACCTTTATAAGAACAAGTATTATGGTTCAGGAATTCTGCGCATGATTATATCTGATCCGTCGGAATGCGTAGAGTCGGAAAAGATTCTTCCTGTTATTAACGATAAATTCAAAACGATTGAAGAAAAAGGATATGGCGGTAATCTTTTAATGCCGGTATTAAAAGACATTGCTCATAATTTTATGGAGCCCGAAGAAAGTAATACAAAACTATTAGACCGACTATTTGATTATGAAGATAATTACTTAAAACGGCACACGAGTGATTTTATATTTGGAATATATGAGAAAGAATAAGTACTAAACTGTGCAAAGTTTTGCTTTCGTTAGGCTAAATGGATTTTTTAAAAGTAATGGCAGAATGCGCATTTCATGTTCGGTCTGTTCATCTCTCAACTTCAACCAAAAACGAATACGCAACCTGCCACTACCCAATGTTTTGCGTCTACCACTGAACCGTTACCGATTCTCCCTTTTCCAGATCAATTTCTTTTTCATTTCCCTGGTACACCAATTTTGTAGTTCCGCCAACTTTAGCCAAAACAGTTGTTGCTTTTAGTTGCCCTTCGTTCCATTCCATCGAAATTTCGTATCCGCCGCGAGCACAAATTCCGCTAACTGAGCCGGAAGGCCATGCGTCGGGTAAAGCCGGTAATAATTCAATGTTATTTTGGTGCGATTGCATCAACATTTCGATAACGCCTGCCGAACCGCCAAAGTTTCCATCGATTTGGAAAGGTGGATGCGCATCAAACAAATTCGGATACGTTCCCCCACCCTGGCTGTATTGCGTATCGGTTCCCGACGGGTCGACATAACTCAGTAATTCGCGATACATTTTGTAAGCACGATTTCCATCGAGCAAACGCGCCCACAGGTTTATGCGCCAGCCTTTCGACCAACCGGTTGTTTCATCGCCTTTAATTTCGAGGGTTGTTTTGCAGGCCTCGGCAAGGTCGAGTGTTTTGCCGGGAGTGATATGATTACCCGGGTGTAAACCAAACAAATGCGACTGGTGGCGGTGTTTAGGGTCGGCATCTTCCCAATCATAATACCACTCCTGCAGGTTGCCTTTTTCGCCAATCTGGTAGGGATACATTTTTTCCAGCGCTTGTTCCATATCTGCTCTGAAATCAGCATCAACACCCAACACTTCAGAAGCTTGAATGGTTTGCAAAAAACATTCTCTTATCATTGCCAGGTCGGCAGTTCCACCGTAAAGTGTAGCTCCGCGATAGCCTATATCAGTTATATACAAGTTTTCAGGCGAAGTAGACGGTGAAGTAACCAGCTTGCCATTTTTGTCTTCCACCATCCAGTTTAGACAAAATTCGGCTGCCCCTTTCATCAACGGGTAACCTTCGTTTTTCAGAAAGTCGACATCCTGTGTAAACTGGTAATGTTCCCATAAATGAGTCGACAACCACGGGCCACTCATATTCCAGCAAGCCCACACCGGATCGCCTTCACCAAAACCACCAACAGGATTGCTCATGGCCCAGATATCGGAATTATGACAGGAAGCCCAGCCCTGATCAACTCCGTAAAATGTTTTTGCCGTTACGGCTCCCGTTTTTGCCACATTGCCAATAAATGACAATAGCGGACGGTGCATCTCACTCAGGTTGCCCGTTTCAGCCATCCAGTAGTTTTCTTCCACGTTAATATTCATCGTGTAATTACTACTCCATGGCGGTTGCAGATGCGGATTCCAAAGTCCCTGTAGGTTGGCCGGCACTCCCTCAGTTCGTGAGCTGGCAATCAATAAATAACGTCCGTACTGAAAATACAGCACTTCCAGGTTTTTATCTTCGGCTCCACCAAAATATCTTTTCAATCGTTCGTCAGTTGGTAATTCAGGGGCTGTGGTTTCGCCTAAATCGAGCTGAACGCGATTCATTAAAGAGTTATAATCTTCAATATGTGCTTCTTGTATTTTTTCAACACCCTTTATATCTGCATCTTTCAATTGTTTCCCGGCAATGGCTTTGTTGTCCAGTCCTTCTTTTGCCGGATCTTTGTCAAAACCATTAAAACTGGTGGCCACAGAAACATAAAGTACGGCTTCGCTTGCCCCTGAAACGGTTAAAACACTATCGGTATATATGGAATTGCCACCGTCGTTCTCCACTTTCATATAAGTGGAAAAATGTGTACCACGGTTTTCATCAAATTTTATGGGTTCCTCATCTCCGGCATGGTAATTTGGCAGTGCCTGATACGGTGCATATCCCTCCGCTTTCAACACATCGTCGTCTGCTGTTGTGCTAAATCGCAACTGGCTATCGAATTTAACAGAAAAATTTAGTGATTCTTTCTTATCGGCACTCAGTTTCACCACCATAATCTGATCGGGATATGAAATAAAATATTCACGCTTATAAGTAACTCCATTCACCGTATATGAAGTTGTAGAAACCGCCTTATCAATATCCAGCTCACGATGGTAGTTTGTTACATTAGCATCGTGTTGAAAGTCTAAAAATAAAGTACCCAGCGGCGCATACGATTGAGAATAGCTCCCCATCAAATTATGATTCAATTTATCCGCCAGTTCGTAATCTTCGTTGGCTAATGCCTCCCGAATTTGCGGAATATATTTATAGGCTTCGGGGCTCATATTCGGATCAACCGGCTCGCCCGACCAAAGTGTAATATCATTCAGGTAAATTTTATCCGATTCCACTCCTCCAAAAACGGAAGCTCCCATTTTCCCGTTTCCAAGCACAAGACTTTCCTCGAAATAAGTTGCAGGTTTATCGTACCATAACACATGTGTTGAGGAGTCTTTTTCAACAGCAGTTTCAGTACAACACGACTGGCTAAAAACCAGCAAACTAAGCAAGATAATGGTTAAAAGATGGTTGAGTCGGTTCATAGGAATAGTATTTTTAGCATAGTTAATGTACATCTTACAATTAGTCGCAAGATACTAATTAATTGTTCGTCGCTAAAATAATAAAAAAAGGCCCTGCAAAAATTGCAGAGCCCGCTAACCTATCCTTGTTTTATGAATTAAATGAAATCAAGAACAAAGGGAGCAGGCCGGTTTATTGCCTGCTCCCGGAAATTTAAGGTATTAGTTGGTTTGGGTATTTCCCTGGTTTGGTACCAACAACGGATTGGCATTTAATGCTCTTGTTGGAATAGGGAAAACGGTTTTATCTGATGAATCAGCAGGTTTAGCCCACCATTCTTGTCCGTAACGATTCCAACGAACCAGGTCAGTTCTACGATGGCGTTCGCCCAAGAACTCACGGCTAAGATCATCAACAAATTCATCTTCTGTTAATTTATCAAGATTTGCAGCATAACTTTGTTCCGCCCACATACCGGCAGGGAAGTTACGTTCGCGAACTGCATCCATTAATGAAGCAGCACCTGCTTTGTCGTTATTACGGAATTTACATTCTGCCAAAGCATAATACATTTCTGCCAAACGAATTTCTGTTGCAGAGTTTGTCTGGAACAAACTTTTTGTAAGTGGCAACCATGGGAATTTAAGGAAACGTACTCCGGTATTTTCTTCACCCGTTGTTACCTGAGAACCTTCGCCCCAGCGTCCGTCAGGTTTTTCTGAGAAACGTCCACACTGATCAACATACGACAATGGCAAACCTGTGTACTCTTCAGTTCCAAGAACCATTTTGGTGCTATCGAAACCATATCCTTTTTCGTAATCGAACTCATATTGCTGGCCAATAAGGAAAAATCCTTTGCTGCTTCCTTCGTTATCAGTTATTTCGAAAGGTTGTTTGCGTAAGTCTCCATCCACGAATGTTTCGTATGGTTTTCCAAGCTTGTACGGATAAATATCACCTTCCAAATCGCGCGATGGAGATAAAACGATTCCGTTCCATCCACCCCAGTCGTTATCTAACGAATAACGTTGCTGATAGTGCTGGAAAGCATAGTACATCCAACCAAATTCGTAAATATTTTTAGCGTGTGGAAATTCCATGATATTTTCAGGCGAACGGTAACCGTTAACTCCTGAACGGAATGGTCCGTTATAAGCTGGATCGAGTGAATACTCACCATATTGTCCGTCAATAACAGCCTGCGCATATTGTGCACACTCAGTGTATTTCGCAGTTCCAGTCCAGGCTTCTGCATTCAAATACAAACGTACCAGCAAAGCAGCAGCACCACCTTGATCCCAACGTCCGGC comes from uncultured Draconibacterium sp. and encodes:
- a CDS encoding glycoside hydrolase family 95 protein; translated protein: MNRLNHLLTIILLSLLVFSQSCCTETAVEKDSSTHVLWYDKPATYFEESLVLGNGKMGASVFGGVESDKIYLNDITLWSGEPVDPNMSPEAYKYIPQIREALANEDYELADKLNHNLMGSYSQSYAPLGTLFLDFQHDANVTNYHRELDIDKAVSTTSYTVNGVTYKREYFISYPDQIMVVKLSADKKESLNFSVKFDSQLRFSTTADDDVLKAEGYAPYQALPNYHAGDEEPIKFDENRGTHFSTYMKVENDGGNSIYTDSVLTVSGASEAVLYVSVATSFNGFDKDPAKEGLDNKAIAGKQLKDADIKGVEKIQEAHIEDYNSLMNRVQLDLGETTAPELPTDERLKRYFGGAEDKNLEVLYFQYGRYLLIASSRTEGVPANLQGLWNPHLQPPWSSNYTMNINVEENYWMAETGNLSEMHRPLLSFIGNVAKTGAVTAKTFYGVDQGWASCHNSDIWAMSNPVGGFGEGDPVWACWNMSGPWLSTHLWEHYQFTQDVDFLKNEGYPLMKGAAEFCLNWMVEDKNGKLVTSPSTSPENLYITDIGYRGATLYGGTADLAMIRECFLQTIQASEVLGVDADFRADMEQALEKMYPYQIGEKGNLQEWYYDWEDADPKHRHQSHLFGLHPGNHITPGKTLDLAEACKTTLEIKGDETTGWSKGWRINLWARLLDGNRAYKMYRELLSYVDPSGTDTQYSQGGGTYPNLFDAHPPFQIDGNFGGSAGVIEMLMQSHQNNIELLPALPDAWPSGSVSGICARGGYEISMEWNEGQLKATTVLAKVGGTTKLVYQGNEKEIDLEKGESVTVQW
- a CDS encoding class I SAM-dependent methyltransferase; this encodes MHDTQNTFYTSISKYYSEIFPFNPMQLKFVENKLGDLQGKHILDIGCATGELALQLATGGAEVTGIDLNEDLLLQASNKKHDGLTFQQGNMLELDQDFEVQQFDAVLCFGNTLVHLNSKTLVLQMLESANTVLKPDGQLLIQLLNYDHICDNRVEALPLINTENIAFIRRYKFAEDSDLISFQTDLEIKSDNRVVSNETPLLALKSDVLKTLLEKSGFKNIRFYANFKQDAFGGKHLPLVVSCQK
- a CDS encoding ArsC/Spx/MgsR family protein → MTRKVYFLSTCDTCKRIMKEVNVDESFVKQDIKTEPITGKQVESMYAHAKSYEALINKRARKLKAVLEANPVKTDADYKKLLLMDYTFLKRPVFEIGGKLFVGNAAKTVAEIKAALAKES
- a CDS encoding class I SAM-dependent methyltransferase → MKVISIEDFRDIYLKGTQRGRKFLLSKLSLSEQRRIKSSFNAVNINGSNWWNIPYVKERWNYLITGNKNLGYEKYVSAKYSDKPVKMLSIGSGVCSHELQFAALNPGWEITCIDFSEKLLQSAEETANSRGLKNIKFLAKDIYQHRLPDNYYDIVLFHSSLHHFRNLELFLAKVHAAIIPSGKLIINEYVGVNRIQYGKKQLREINNCLALVDKSHRKMHKSNLYKNKYYGSGILRMIISDPSECVESEKILPVINDKFKTIEEKGYGGNLLMPVLKDIAHNFMEPEESNTKLLDRLFDYEDNYLKRHTSDFIFGIYEKE
- a CDS encoding RagB/SusD family nutrient uptake outer membrane protein; this encodes MKKIIYLLLVLVLAAPSCTNLDEEVFDTLTTDIYYQDKNSIIAALVRPYEHGHWCGWDGDRWLLQELTADNFAWPQKGKHGYDGGQWVRLHGHEWTDNEGVVYGAWVGPYQGIAQCNQFIADFTALDYPSFGLTDADKAQHIGELRTLRAWFYLFLIDYFREIPIVTNVNDVVGQSSAQEVFDFIETELKEALPGLPKNGRAGRWDQGGAAALLVRLYLNAEAWTGTAKYTECAQYAQAVIDGQYGEYSLDPAYNGPFRSGVNGYRSPENIMEFPHAKNIYEFGWMYYAFQHYQQRYSLDNDWGGWNGIVLSPSRDLEGDIYPYKLGKPYETFVDGDLRKQPFEITDNEGSSKGFFLIGQQYEFDYEKGYGFDSTKMVLGTEEYTGLPLSYVDQCGRFSEKPDGRWGEGSQVTTGEENTGVRFLKFPWLPLTKSLFQTNSATEIRLAEMYYALAECKFRNNDKAGAASLMDAVRERNFPAGMWAEQSYAANLDKLTEDEFVDDLSREFLGERHRRTDLVRWNRYGQEWWAKPADSSDKTVFPIPTRALNANPLLVPNQGNTQTN